A window of the Pseudomonas fluorescens genome harbors these coding sequences:
- a CDS encoding alpha/beta fold hydrolase — protein MLTVRDGTQIFYKDWGQGQPIVFHHGWPLSSDDWDAQMLFFLSKGFRVIAHDRRGHGRSSQTANGNEMDTYAADVAELMAHLNIRNAVHIGHSTGGGEVARYVARHGRGRVAKAVLIGAVPPIMLRTAKNPGGLAMDVFDGLRKALAQNRSQFYRDFPSGPFYGFNRPGAKVSEAIVENWWRQGMNGGIKAQYDCISAFSETDFTDDLKNIEVPTLVLHGEDDQIVPIADSAHLSIKLLRHGTLKTYPGLPHGMCTTNGDIINADLLAFINA, from the coding sequence ATGCTCACCGTCAGGGATGGCACGCAGATTTTCTACAAGGACTGGGGCCAAGGGCAGCCGATTGTTTTCCACCACGGCTGGCCCCTTTCCAGTGATGACTGGGATGCGCAAATGTTGTTTTTCCTCAGCAAGGGCTTCCGCGTCATTGCCCATGACCGACGTGGCCATGGTCGCTCTTCCCAGACTGCCAATGGCAACGAAATGGACACCTACGCCGCCGACGTTGCCGAGTTGATGGCGCACCTGAACATCCGCAACGCCGTGCACATCGGCCACTCCACCGGCGGCGGTGAAGTGGCACGCTACGTGGCGCGTCATGGACGCGGCCGAGTGGCCAAAGCCGTGCTGATCGGCGCCGTGCCGCCCATCATGCTGCGCACCGCAAAAAATCCCGGCGGCCTTGCGATGGACGTGTTTGACGGATTACGCAAAGCACTCGCGCAGAACCGCAGCCAGTTTTATCGAGACTTCCCGAGCGGCCCGTTTTACGGCTTCAATCGACCTGGCGCGAAAGTGTCTGAAGCGATCGTCGAAAACTGGTGGCGTCAGGGCATGAACGGCGGGATCAAGGCCCAGTACGACTGCATCAGTGCGTTCTCCGAAACCGACTTCACGGATGACCTGAAAAACATCGAGGTGCCGACCCTGGTATTGCACGGCGAAGATGACCAGATCGTGCCGATCGCAGACTCAGCTCATTTGTCCATCAAACTGCTCAGGCACGGCACGCTGAAAACCTACCCCGGCCTGCCCCATGGCATGTGCACCACGAACGGCGACATCATCAACGCGGACCTTCTGGCGTTCATCAATGCGTGA